A region of the Ornithinimicrobium ciconiae genome:
GGCCGTGCCGACGTGCGGGTCTCCGGTCGGGGACGGTGCGACACGAAGCCGCACGGCGCCGGGCAGCGTGCCGTCCGGCGCGGCCTGCTCTGGTGCTCCCTGGGCGTCGTCCTGACGCGCGTCGATGAAGGTGCCGGTGCTGGGGTTGGGTGCCTGCTCAGTCATGGTGGGCCGAGCCTATCTCTCCCCCAGCCTGGGACTCGTCCCGATCCACGGTGTGGAGCTGGAGTTCGGGGATCCCGTCAAAGTCCGCGGGGTTGCAGGTGAAGAGCGGCAGCTCGTGTGCAATGGCGGTGGCTGCGATGAGCGCGTCGTAGGCTCGGGCCGCAGCTGTGCGCCCGGCGTGGCGCAGCGAAGCCGCAACCTCCACGGGACTCACCGTGCCGGGTCGAGGATGGCATCGAGGTCAGCACGCAGTGCAGCGGCCTCCACCCGCGGGAGGCTGCGACGTCGGGCTATCAGTTCCCGCACGCTGACGGGACGGCGCTGCGATTGCGCAGATCTCTGACCGGAATCACGTCCACGACGCGAGCGTCGTCACCGGTGATACAGAGGCTGCCTGTCCACAGGTTGACGTTGAGGACCACATGCCAGCCGTGCCGTGCCCGGGTCAGCCCAGCATCGCGCCCGTCAACGACTCCTGCACCCAGGTGAGGAAGTCGTAGTAGGCCATCTGCTGCATGGCGCCCGGATCCATCTCCCCTTCGCCCTGCAGCGCCAGGGCAAACTCCTCGTGCAGCCGCTCGGAGTCCTCCTCGCTGCGCATCCCCAGCCGCTCCCCCAGGATCAGACGTATGTCGGTGAGCGCCATCGTCATCGCCCTCGCCTGGTCGGGGTCCAGGGCGAGCTTCACGGGCTCGTCGGGCTCGTGGTCTCCCTCGGCGGGCAGCGCCTCGCTCAACGCCACCATGGCGGTCGCCAGGTTGGCGGCCTTGCGGGACCGGAGCGTGTGCTCGGTGAGTCGCCGGAACTCCGCGGCCTGCCCGGCATCGGTGCGGTGGGCCGGCGGCAACAGTCGCCGCAGGGCCGGGTCACTGGGCTCCTCCGGGTCCGCCGTGCCGCCAAGACCGGCGACCAGATCCAGGAACGGGTCGCCGGTGTCCTCCCGCTCGGGGGCGACGAAGTCGTGGGTCAGACGCATCAGGTGCAGCACGACGGCGACCTCGCCGGTCTCCCAGGTCGCGGTGAACCGTCCCTTGCGGGAGCGGAACATGGTCGCCATCAGTCGTCCTTCTGGAAGGTCGCCCAGAGTCCGTAGCCGTGCATCGCCTCGGTGTCGGCCTCCATCTTTTCCCGGCTGCCGTGCGAGACGGCCGAGCGTCCCTCCTCGTGGACCTGCATCATCAGTCGTTCGGCCTTGGCCTTGGGATAGCCGAAGTGTGTCTGGAAGACCCAGGACACATAGGACATGAGGTTGACCGGGTCGTTCCAGACGATGGTGACCCAGGGCTTGTCGACGTCGGGTCGGTCCAGGACCGCGACCTGACCGGCCTCCTGCGGTCCGGGGCTGTCGGGTCCGGGCGGCTGGGTGGAGGAGGTCATGAACACGGCGTCCACTCTACGGTCCTCATCCCGCCAGGCTGCGCACCAGCAGGGTCAGTGCCGAGGCAGCACAGACCAGCAACATGATGTTGCGGATCCGCAGGGGTGAAACGTGTCGACCGACCCGACCGGAGAGCCAGAGCCCGGCCAGCAGGAAGGGCACCAAGAGCGCGGCCAGCCAGACCTGGCGGGCCTCCAGCTGACCGCTGACACCGAGTCCGATCAGGCTGAACACCGCCCCCAGGACGAAATAGACCGCGAGCGTGCTGCGGATCTGCACCGGGGACCGGTGCTGATAGAGGATCGCGATGGGTGGGCCGCCGATCGAGGTGGCGGTGGAGGTGACTCCCGAGATGATGCCCGCCCCGACCAGCGTGGTGGGGGTGATCGGCACGGTCACCGTGTGCCGGGTGACCAGGACCGCTGCCAGCACCATCACGCCGACCGCCACGGACAGCTGCCGGACGGTGAACAGAGAGACCAGCCAGACACCGAGCACGGTCCCGGGGATGCGGGCGGGCAGGGCCCACGCCAGCCCGCGCCAGTCGATCTCCTGGCGGTTGCGGGCCAGCTGCAGCAGGGGCAGCAGCGCCGCCGTGCACAGCAGCAGCCCCGGCATGAGCTCGGGGGCGACCAGGGTCGCGATCGGAGCGCCGACCAGCCCCAGGCCGAGGCCGACCAGGCCCTGCACCATCGTCCCCACGAGCAGGGCGAGCGCAATGACCGCCAACGCCCACAGTGGAACCCCGAGAATCACCGGCCCACCCTACGGCCCTCAATTACAGTGTGGCCCGTGACCAACCGCACCTCGCTCTTCACCGACCACTACGAACTGACCATGCTGCAGGCCGCCCTGGCCGGCGGTCACGCCGACCGACGGTGCGTCTTCGAGGCCTTCACCCGGCGCCTGCCCGAGGGACGACGCTATGGGGTGGTCGCCGGGACCGGACGGTTTCTGGATGCGTTGGCAGACTTCACCTTCGGCCCCGAGGAGATCGATTTCCTGCGAGAGACCAAGGTCGTCAACGAGCAGACCCTGCAGTGGCTCACGGACTATCGGTTCAGCGGAGACATCTGGGGTTATGCGGAGGGTGAGTGCTACTTCCCCGGATCGCCCCTGCTCATCGTGGAGTCGACCTTCGCCGAGGGCGTCATCCTCGAGACCCTGCTCCTGTCGATCCTCAACCACGACTCGGCGGTCGCCGCCGCAGCCTCCCGGATGACGGCAACGGCCGGTGACCGGCCCTGCATCGAGATGGGCTCGCGGCGCACCCACGAGGAGTCGGCAGTGGCCGCCGCGCGGGCGGCATACATCGCGGGGTTCGGCTCCACCTCCAACCTGGAGGCGGGCCGCCGCCACGGGATCCCCACCAGAGGCACCGCGGCACACTCCTTCACCCTGCTGCACGACTCCGAGCGCGAGGCCTTTGCGGCTCAGCTGCAGAGTCTGGGTCTGGACACCACGCTGCTGGTCGACACCTATGACGTCACCGCTGCGGTCGAGCTCGCCGTCGAGCTGGCCGGTCCCGGGCTCGGCGGGGTGCGCCTGGACTCCGGTGACCTCGTCTCCCAGGCCCATGAGGTGCGTGCCCAGCTCGACGGGCTGGGGGCGCGGGACACACGCATCGTGGTCACCTCCGACCTGGACGAGTTCGCGATCGCGGCGCTGCAGGCGGCGCCCGTGGATGCCTATGGCGTGGGGACCCGGGTGGTCACCGGGTCCGGCGCTCCGGCGGCCGGCATGGTCTACAAGCTGGTCTCCCGTGAGGGAGCCGACGGGAAGTTCGAGGGGGTCGCCAAGGCGAGCAAGGACAAGGCCTCGGTCGGCGGGCGCAAGCACGCCCTGCGTCGGCGCAACTCCATGGGCGTTGCCCACGAGGAGCGCATCGGCATCGACATCACCCCCACGGACGACGGCGACGACCGCGACCTGCTCGTCCAGCTGGTCAGCGACGGCGAGGTGCAGGTGCCGACCGACGCGCACACCGCTCGTGAGCACCACACCGCCTCCCGTGCAGAGCTGCCGACCAAGGGCCTGCGCCTCTCGCAGGGTGAGCCGGCGATCCGCACGGTCTATGAGGACGAGGCCAGCCGCACCGAGGTCGAGGGGGACTAGGTCAGACCGCGGCTGGCGGCGTCGACGGCCCAGCCTGCTCCGACACTCCGTCACGGGCGCCGGTGTGACACAAGCACCACGTGCCGGACGCCCAGGACCACCGCGTTACCGTGGGCGCATGACCCGGGCACTGATCATCGTTGACGTCCAACTCGACTTCTGCGAGGGCGGCTCATTGGCCGTCGAGGGAGGCTCCGCCGTGGCTGCCGGCGTGACGGCTCACGTGGCCGCCCACGGCGGAGAGTATGCCGCGATCGTCGCGACCGCGGACTGGCACATCGATCCGGGGGACCACTGGTCGGACGAGCCGGACTTCGTGGACAGCTGGCCCGTGCACTGTGAGGCGGAGACCGCCGGTGCCGAGTTCCGGCCCGAGCTGGCCGGCGCCCTCGACCACGTTCAGGCGGTCTTCCGCAAGGGGCAGTATGCCGCCGCCTACTCCGGCTTCGAGGGCAGCACCGAGGTCGACGGCTCGCCGGTCGGTCTGGCCGACTGGCTGCGCCAACGGGACGTCACCGGGGTCGACGTCGTCGGCATCGCCACCGACCACTGCGTGCGGGCCACGGCCCTCGACGCGGTCGCCAATGGCCTGGAAGCCACGGTGCTGCTGGACCTGACCGCTGGTGTCGCACCGGAGTCCACCGAGGCTGCCGTCGAGGCGATGCGCGCCTCGGGTGTGACGCTGCGTCAGAGCACGTGAGCCAGCAGGCCAGCCTCAGCTCTCGCGCTTGAAGAGCGCGTAGAACGCGTAGAGCACGACCACCAGGATCACGACGAAGATGGCGGAGTCGATGAGGGTCTGCATGATGTTCCTGTGCTAGATCGGGATGTGGGGTCCTGCGGAAATCGCAGCGTCACTGCTGGTCAGCGGCGCTTCTTGACGACGTTGGTCTTGGCGACCTTGTCGTTGAGCGACTGCTTGTTCTTGTCCCACAGCGGCCAGAGACCGTTGAGGAGGCC
Encoded here:
- a CDS encoding PIN domain-containing protein, which encodes MEVAASLRHAGRTAAARAYDALIAATAIAHELPLFTCNPADFDGIPELQLHTVDRDESQAGGEIGSAHHD
- a CDS encoding DUF2017 domain-containing protein, translating into MATMFRSRKGRFTATWETGEVAVVLHLMRLTHDFVAPEREDTGDPFLDLVAGLGGTADPEEPSDPALRRLLPPAHRTDAGQAAEFRRLTEHTLRSRKAANLATAMVALSEALPAEGDHEPDEPVKLALDPDQARAMTMALTDIRLILGERLGMRSEEDSERLHEEFALALQGEGEMDPGAMQQMAYYDFLTWVQESLTGAMLG
- the clpS gene encoding ATP-dependent Clp protease adapter ClpS produces the protein MTSSTQPPGPDSPGPQEAGQVAVLDRPDVDKPWVTIVWNDPVNLMSYVSWVFQTHFGYPKAKAERLMMQVHEEGRSAVSHGSREKMEADTEAMHGYGLWATFQKDD
- a CDS encoding sulfite exporter TauE/SafE family protein, with the protein product MILGVPLWALAVIALALLVGTMVQGLVGLGLGLVGAPIATLVAPELMPGLLLCTAALLPLLQLARNRQEIDWRGLAWALPARIPGTVLGVWLVSLFTVRQLSVAVGVMVLAAVLVTRHTVTVPITPTTLVGAGIISGVTSTATSIGGPPIAILYQHRSPVQIRSTLAVYFVLGAVFSLIGLGVSGQLEARQVWLAALLVPFLLAGLWLSGRVGRHVSPLRIRNIMLLVCAASALTLLVRSLAG
- a CDS encoding nicotinate phosphoribosyltransferase; its protein translation is MTNRTSLFTDHYELTMLQAALAGGHADRRCVFEAFTRRLPEGRRYGVVAGTGRFLDALADFTFGPEEIDFLRETKVVNEQTLQWLTDYRFSGDIWGYAEGECYFPGSPLLIVESTFAEGVILETLLLSILNHDSAVAAAASRMTATAGDRPCIEMGSRRTHEESAVAAARAAYIAGFGSTSNLEAGRRHGIPTRGTAAHSFTLLHDSEREAFAAQLQSLGLDTTLLVDTYDVTAAVELAVELAGPGLGGVRLDSGDLVSQAHEVRAQLDGLGARDTRIVVTSDLDEFAIAALQAAPVDAYGVGTRVVTGSGAPAAGMVYKLVSREGADGKFEGVAKASKDKASVGGRKHALRRRNSMGVAHEERIGIDITPTDDGDDRDLLVQLVSDGEVQVPTDAHTAREHHTASRAELPTKGLRLSQGEPAIRTVYEDEASRTEVEGD
- a CDS encoding isochorismatase family protein; the protein is MTRALIIVDVQLDFCEGGSLAVEGGSAVAAGVTAHVAAHGGEYAAIVATADWHIDPGDHWSDEPDFVDSWPVHCEAETAGAEFRPELAGALDHVQAVFRKGQYAAAYSGFEGSTEVDGSPVGLADWLRQRDVTGVDVVGIATDHCVRATALDAVANGLEATVLLDLTAGVAPESTEAAVEAMRASGVTLRQST